In the Scomber japonicus isolate fScoJap1 chromosome 18, fScoJap1.pri, whole genome shotgun sequence genome, one interval contains:
- the slc4a1a gene encoding solute carrier family 4 member 1a (Diego blood group) → MDNHFSFEEGSDMSYEDNVSAFPSPFTLSPPGYSDVYDLDRRRQDEEDNEPLPIVIPSNSDAFLNVNTNATTRGDAQAYVELNELQGSTWQETSRWMGFEENFNAAKGTWSNSHVSYLTFKSLIQLRKFMSTGAYIFDLNAGSLSAVLEKVADELLDNGNIRADDRDAVLRALLLRRSQTGGPGVTASGDIEMQAFSVTKTRDCSDSMEASVVLSGVLSSLEKPVVAFVRLEDSVVMESTMECSVPVRFVFVLMGPSQNDIDYSETGRAMGALMADWVFSLEAFLAKTEKDVTNAIADFMDCSIVIPPTEIQDQEMLNPIISFQKQMLKDRVRPSDTRLFFGDRVQVDAAVDGPREDPLARTGYPFGGMVKDIKRRYRHYISDYTDALNPQVLAAVIFIYFAALSPAITFGGLLADKTEKMMGVSELMISTSIQGIIFCLIAAQPVLVIGFSGPLLVFEEAFFAFCKSQGMEYIVGRIWVGMWLIVIVFIIVAVEGSFLVRFISRFTQEIFSILISLIFIYETFSKLIKIFKAHPLILNYAQLNDSLDDPFHPVFRMDIHPESNETIHVEVERPYPNTALLSMCLMFGCFFIAYFLRQFKNGHYLPGPIRRLIGDFGVPIAIFIMIAIDICIEDAYTQKLVVPKGVEVTNPKVRGWFINPMGEKKEFPIWMMFACCVPALLVFILIFLESQITTLIVSKPERKMMKGSGFHFDLLLLVTMGGISSIFGVPWLSAATVRSVTHANALTVMSKGPKPEIEKVVEQRISGILVAILVGVSIFMEPILKMIPMTALFGIFLYMGITSLSGIQMWDRMLLLITPRKYFPPDAYANKVSTLKMHLFTLIQLLCLGVLWMVKMSAFSLALPFVLILTIPLRMVMTGTLFTVKEMKCLDADDAKVNLEEEPGEDVYNESPLP, encoded by the exons ATGGACAACCATTTCAGTTTTGAGGAG gGCAGTGACATGTCCTATGAGGACAATGTGTCAGCCTTCCCTTCCCCATTTACACT AAGTCCACCAGGCTACAGTGATGTCTACGACTTGGACAGGAGGAGGCAGGACGAAGAGGACAATGAGCCTCTACCCATCGTCATCCCCAGTAACTCAGATG cCTTCCTGAACGTAAACACCAATGCCACCACAAGAGGGGACGCTCAA GCCTATGTGGAGCTGAATGAGCTCCAGGGCAGCACCTGGCAGGAGACTTCCCGCTGGATGGGCTTTGAGGAAAACTTCAACGCTGCAAAAGGAACATGGAGTAACTCTCACGTCTCCTATCTCACCTTCAAGAGCTTGATTCAGCTCCGCAAGTTCATGAGCACAG GTGCATACATATTTGATCTGAATGCCGGCAGTCTGTCTGCTGTGCTTGAAAAAGTGGCAGATGAGCTCCTGGACAATGGTAATATTCGTGCTGATGATCGCGATGCTGTGCTTAGAGCTCTCCTCTTGAGACGCAG TCAAACTGGTGGACCTGGGGTTACAGCCTCTGGAGACATTGAGATGCAGGCCTTTTCTGTAACTAAAACG AGAGACTGCTCTGACAGCATGGAGGCCTCAGTTGTCCTCTCAG GTGTCCTGAGCTCCTTGGAGAAGCCAGTGGTGGCTTTTGTCAGACTAGAGGACTCTGTGGTGATGGAGTCTACCATGGAGTGTTCTGTCCCTGTCCGCTTTGTCTTCGTCCTCATGGGCCCCAGCCAGAATGACATAGACTACAGTGAAACTGGGCGTGCCATGGGTGCTCTAATGGCCGACTGg GTGTTCTCTCTGGAGGCTTTCTTGGCCAAGACTGAGAAAGATGTGACCAATGCCATTGCTGACTTCATGGACTGCAGCATTGTGATCCCTCCCACTGAGATCCAGGATCAAGAAATGCTGAATCCAATCATCAGTTTCCAGAAGCAGATGCTGAAGGACAGAGTGCGCCCCTCTGACACCCGTCTTTTCTTTGGTGACAGGGTCCAAG TTGATGCAGCTGTAGATGGTCCAAGGGAAGACCCTCTGGCCCGTACAGGCTATCCTTTCGGTGGTATGGTGAAAGACATAAAGCGCCGTTATCGCCACTACATCAGCGACTACACAGATGCTCTGAACCCTCAGGTCCTCGCTGCCGTCATCTTCATCTACTTCGCTGCCCTGTCACCTGCCATCACTTTCGGAGGATTATTGG ctgacaaaacagaaaaaatgatgGGAGTGTCAGAGCTCATGATCTCCACCAGCATCCAGGGAATCATCTTCTGTCTCATTGCCGCCCAGCCTGTCCTTGTCATCGGCTTCTCAGGACCACTGCTGGTGTTTGAAGAAGCTTTTTTTGCT TTCTGCAAGTCCCAGGGCATGGAATACATTGTGGGTCGTATCTGGGTGGGGATGTGGCTGATTGTGATCGTGTTCATCATTGTGGCTGTGGAAGGCAGCTTCTTGGTCAGATTCATCTCACGCTTCACCCAAGAAATCTTCTCCATCCTCATCTCTCTCATCTTCATCTATGAGACCTTCAGCAAGCTCATCAAG atctTCAAAGCCCACCCTCTGATTCTGAACTACGCCCAACTGAATGACTCACTGGACGACCCCTTCCACCCAGTCTTCAGGATGGACATCCACCCAGAGAGCAACGAAACCATTCATGTGGAGGTTGAAAGGCCCTATCCCAACACTGCCCTGCTGTCCATGTGCCTTATGTTTGGTTGTTTCTTCATTGCATATTTCCTTCGTCAGTTCAAGAATGGTCATTATCTCCCTGGCCCG ATCCGTCGTTTGATTGGCGATTTCGGTGTCCCGATTGCCATTTTCATCATGATTGCTATTGACATCTGCATTGAGGATGCTTACACTCAG AAACTTGTTGTGCCAAAAGGTGTTGAGGTGACCAACCCCAAAGTCAGAGGGTGGTTCATCAACCCCatgggagagaagaaggaattCCCTATCTGGATGATGTTTGCGTGCTGTGTACCAGCACTGCTcgtcttcatcctcatcttcctcgAGTCCCAGATTACAAC GCTGATTGTGAGCAAACcggagaggaagatgatgaaagGATCTGGTTTCCACTTTGATCTGCTCCTCTTGGTCACCATGGGGGGCATCTCCTCTATTTTTGGAGTGCCGTGGCTGAGCGCTGCCACTGTGCGATCTGTCACCCATGCCAATGCTCTCACTGTCATGTCCAAGGGCCCAAAGCCAGAGATTGAGAAGGTGGTTGAGCAGAGGATCAGCGGCATTCTCGTTGCCATACTTGTTG GTGTTTCTATCTTCATGGAACCCATTTTGAAGATGATTCCTATGACCGCCCTGTTTGGCATCTTCCTCTACATGGGTATCACCTCTCTGAGTGGAATCCAGATGTGGGATCGGATGCTTCTGCTGATCACGCCCAGGAAATATTTCCCCCCAGATGCCTATGCCAACAAA GTGAGCACATTAAAGATGCATCTGTTCACGCTGATCCAGCTTCTGTGCTTGGGCGTCCTGTGGATGGTGAAGATGAGTGCCTTCTCCCTGGCACTGCCTTTCGTTCTCATTCTCACCATCCCTCTGCGCATGGTCATGACTGGCACACTCTTCACAGTCAAGGAGATGAAATGT CTTGACGCAGATGACGCCAAAGTGAACTTAGAGGAGGAACCTGGGGAGGATGTGTACAATGAGTCCCCGCTGCCATGA
- the ubtf gene encoding nucleolar transcription factor 1 isoform X2 yields the protein MNGVMEAAAQGLVWPQDDLLKLLEAMKVALPQKDLTKYKTSESHLDWQKVAFNSYTAEMCKQKWTEVSKEIRKFRTLTELIFDAQDYIKNPYKGKKIKKHPDFPKKPLTPYFRFFMEKRAKYAKLHPEMSNLDLTKILSKKYRELPDKKKKKYVEDFLRDKETFVQSMMKFRELHPDLMESMAKKGSNVPEKPKTPQQLWYNHEKKAFLKTRPDATTKDIKDSLGKQWTQLSDKKRLKWISKSLEQQKQYEETMREYIQQHPELNMTQGDIVKSTLTKAERHLKDKSDGRPDKPPPNGYSMFCAELMSSMKEVPSTERMVMCSQRWKLLKQNEKDAYQKRCEQRKKEFEVEMNRFLSSLSEEEQARVLGEDKSGFKRGAGANSPASKKKNTKAKVNPEKPKRPISAMFIFSEEKRPKLHQERPDLSDSELTRLLARMWNELPDKKKEKYKRLETVLKAESEKKEREDRSRLPDPPKTAQDIWQQSVIGDYLARFKNDRQKAQKAMEGTWSTMEKKEKIMWIKKAAEDQKRYERDLCEMRSPAAAIASGKKMKFEGEPKKPPSNGYQKFSQEMLSNGELNHLPMKERMAEIGSRWQRLPLKDKDRYKKIAEEKQRQYKITLEQWLASLSSQERNTYKEYNSQKRRTTAKPGGPKAKAKKSDTEEEEDDEDEDDDDDEQEKASSEADSSSEEDEDDDDDDGDEEDDEDDDEDDEDDEAEDKENKSEDSSSESQGSSDSDSD from the exons ATGAATGGAGTAATGGAGGCAGCAGCCCAAGGCCTAG TGTGGCCACAGGATGACCTCTTAAAACTCCTGGAGGCCATGAAAGTGGCCTTGCCCCAGAAAGACCTGACCAAATACAAAACGTCAGAGTCCCACCTCGACTGGCAGAAGGTGGCCTTCAATTCATACACAGCCGAGATGTGTAAGCAGAAGTGGACGGAAGTCTCCAAAGAG ATTCGTAAATTCCGGACCCTTACAGAGCTGATATTTGACGCTCAAGACTACATCAAGAACCCTTACAAGGGCAAGAAAATAAAG AAACACCCCGATTTCCCCAAAAAGCCATTGACTCCATACTTCCGCTTCTTCATGGAAAAGAGGGCCAAGTATGCAAAGTTGCACCCCGAGATGAGCAACTTGGATTTAACTAAAATCCTCTCAAAGAAGTACAGGGAGCTGCCCGACAAGAAGAAG AAAAAATATGTGGAAGACTTCCtgagagacaaagaaacattTGTGCAAAGCATGATGAAGTTCAG GGAACTACACCCAGACCTTATGGAGAGCATGGCCAAGAAAGGCTCAAATGTACCAGAGAAGCCCAAGACACCACAACAGCTGTGGTACAACCATGAAAAGAAGGCCTTCCTCAAGACTCGCCCAGAT GCGACCACCAAGGACATTAAAGACAGTCTTGGCAAACAGTGGACACAGCTCTCTGACAAAAAGAGACTCAAGTGGATCAGCAAGTCTCTGGAGCAACAGAAACAGTATGAG GAGACCATGCGCGAGTACATCCAGCAGCACCCTGAACTGAACATGACCCAGGGGGATATCGTCAAGTCCACCCTGACTAAAGCCGAGAGGCACCTTAAGGACAAGTCTGACGGCCGACCCGACAAACCACCTCC AAACGGTTACTCGATGTTCTGCGCCGAGTTGATGTCGAGCATGAAGGAAGTTCCCAGCACAGAGCGCATGGTGATGTGTAGCCAGAGGTGGAAACTGCTGAAACAGAATGAGAAGGATGCTTACCAGAAACGCTGTGAACAG aggaagaaggagttTGAAGTTGAGATGAACAGATTTCTCAGT AGTTTGTCTGAGGAGGAGCAGGCGCGGGTCCTGGGTGAGGATAAGAGCGGTTTTAAGAGGGGCGCCGGAGCCAACAGTCCTGCATCCAAAAAGAAGAACACAAAAGCAAAG GTCAATCCAGAGAAACCCAAAAGGCCCATTTCAGCCATGTTTATCTTCTCCGAGGAGAAACGTCCCAAACTGCACCAGGAACGGCCAGACCTTTCTGACAGCGAGCTCACAAGACTCCTGGCACGCATGTGGAACGAACTGCCCGATAAGAAGAAG GAGAAGTATAAACGTCTAGAAACGGTCCTGAAGGCAGAGTCcgagaagaaggagagggaggatcGTAGTCGTCTGCCGGACCCACCCAAGACTGCTCAGGACATCTGGCAGCAGAGTGTCATAGGAGACTACCTGGCAAGATTTAAG AACGACCGGCAAAAGGCACAGAAAGCCATGGAAGGAACCTGGAGCACcatggagaaaaaagagaagattaTGTGGATCAAAAAGGCAGCAGAGGACCAGAAAAGATACGAG CGGGACCTGTGTGAGATGCGCTCACCTGCTGCCGCCATCGCCTCAGGGAAGAAGATGAAGTTTGAGGGTGAACCCAAGAAGCCACCATC AAATGGATATCAGAAGTTCTCTCAGGAGATGCTGTCCAACGGAGAGCTGAATCACCTACCCATGAAAGAGCGGATGGCTGAGATCGGCAGCCGCTGGCAGAGATTACCTCTGAAGGACAAGGACCGTTACAAGAAAATAGCCGAGGAGAAGCAGAGGCAGTACAAAATAACACTGGAGCAGTGGCTAGCT AGCTTGTCCTCACAAGAGAGGAACACTTACAAAGAATATAATTCACAA AAAAGGAGAACTACGGCAAAACCAGGAGGCCCCAAAGCAAAGGCCAAGAAATCT GacaccgaggaggaggaggacgatgaggatgaagatgacgaCGATGACGAGCAGGAGAAGGCTTCCTCCGAGGCAGACTCATCCAGcgaagaggatgaagatgacgacgacgacgac GGTGACGAAGAAGACGACGAAGACGATGACGAAGACGACGAGGACGACGAGGCGGAAGACAAGGAGAACAAGTCGGAGGACAGCAGCAGCGAGTCGCAGGGCTCGTCGGACTCAGATTCGGACTGA
- the ubtf gene encoding nucleolar transcription factor 1 isoform X1 yields MNGVMEAAAQGLVWPQDDLLKLLEAMKVALPQKDLTKYKTSESHLDWQKVAFNSYTAEMCKQKWTEVSKEIRKFRTLTELIFDAQDYIKNPYKGKKIKKHPDFPKKPLTPYFRFFMEKRAKYAKLHPEMSNLDLTKILSKKYRELPDKKKKKYVEDFLRDKETFVQSMMKFRELHPDLMESMAKKGSNVPEKPKTPQQLWYNHEKKAFLKTRPDATTKDIKDSLGKQWTQLSDKKRLKWISKSLEQQKQYEETMREYIQQHPELNMTQGDIVKSTLTKAERHLKDKSDGRPDKPPPNGYSMFCAELMSSMKEVPSTERMVMCSQRWKLLKQNEKDAYQKRCEQRKKEFEVEMNRFLSSLSEEEQARVLGEDKSGFKRGAGANSPASKKKNTKAKVNPEKPKRPISAMFIFSEEKRPKLHQERPDLSDSELTRLLARMWNELPDKKKEKYKRLETVLKAESEKKEREDRSRLPDPPKTAQDIWQQSVIGDYLARFKNDRQKAQKAMEGTWSTMEKKEKIMWIKKAAEDQKRYERDLCEMRSPAAAIASGKKMKFEGEPKKPPSNGYQKFSQEMLSNGELNHLPMKERMAEIGSRWQRLPLKDKDRYKKIAEEKQRQYKITLEQWLASLSSQERNTYKEYNSQKRRTTAKPGGPKAKAKKSDTEEEEDDEDEDDDDDEQEKASSEADSSSEEDEDDDDDDEGDEEDDEDDDEDDEDDEAEDKENKSEDSSSESQGSSDSDSD; encoded by the exons ATGAATGGAGTAATGGAGGCAGCAGCCCAAGGCCTAG TGTGGCCACAGGATGACCTCTTAAAACTCCTGGAGGCCATGAAAGTGGCCTTGCCCCAGAAAGACCTGACCAAATACAAAACGTCAGAGTCCCACCTCGACTGGCAGAAGGTGGCCTTCAATTCATACACAGCCGAGATGTGTAAGCAGAAGTGGACGGAAGTCTCCAAAGAG ATTCGTAAATTCCGGACCCTTACAGAGCTGATATTTGACGCTCAAGACTACATCAAGAACCCTTACAAGGGCAAGAAAATAAAG AAACACCCCGATTTCCCCAAAAAGCCATTGACTCCATACTTCCGCTTCTTCATGGAAAAGAGGGCCAAGTATGCAAAGTTGCACCCCGAGATGAGCAACTTGGATTTAACTAAAATCCTCTCAAAGAAGTACAGGGAGCTGCCCGACAAGAAGAAG AAAAAATATGTGGAAGACTTCCtgagagacaaagaaacattTGTGCAAAGCATGATGAAGTTCAG GGAACTACACCCAGACCTTATGGAGAGCATGGCCAAGAAAGGCTCAAATGTACCAGAGAAGCCCAAGACACCACAACAGCTGTGGTACAACCATGAAAAGAAGGCCTTCCTCAAGACTCGCCCAGAT GCGACCACCAAGGACATTAAAGACAGTCTTGGCAAACAGTGGACACAGCTCTCTGACAAAAAGAGACTCAAGTGGATCAGCAAGTCTCTGGAGCAACAGAAACAGTATGAG GAGACCATGCGCGAGTACATCCAGCAGCACCCTGAACTGAACATGACCCAGGGGGATATCGTCAAGTCCACCCTGACTAAAGCCGAGAGGCACCTTAAGGACAAGTCTGACGGCCGACCCGACAAACCACCTCC AAACGGTTACTCGATGTTCTGCGCCGAGTTGATGTCGAGCATGAAGGAAGTTCCCAGCACAGAGCGCATGGTGATGTGTAGCCAGAGGTGGAAACTGCTGAAACAGAATGAGAAGGATGCTTACCAGAAACGCTGTGAACAG aggaagaaggagttTGAAGTTGAGATGAACAGATTTCTCAGT AGTTTGTCTGAGGAGGAGCAGGCGCGGGTCCTGGGTGAGGATAAGAGCGGTTTTAAGAGGGGCGCCGGAGCCAACAGTCCTGCATCCAAAAAGAAGAACACAAAAGCAAAG GTCAATCCAGAGAAACCCAAAAGGCCCATTTCAGCCATGTTTATCTTCTCCGAGGAGAAACGTCCCAAACTGCACCAGGAACGGCCAGACCTTTCTGACAGCGAGCTCACAAGACTCCTGGCACGCATGTGGAACGAACTGCCCGATAAGAAGAAG GAGAAGTATAAACGTCTAGAAACGGTCCTGAAGGCAGAGTCcgagaagaaggagagggaggatcGTAGTCGTCTGCCGGACCCACCCAAGACTGCTCAGGACATCTGGCAGCAGAGTGTCATAGGAGACTACCTGGCAAGATTTAAG AACGACCGGCAAAAGGCACAGAAAGCCATGGAAGGAACCTGGAGCACcatggagaaaaaagagaagattaTGTGGATCAAAAAGGCAGCAGAGGACCAGAAAAGATACGAG CGGGACCTGTGTGAGATGCGCTCACCTGCTGCCGCCATCGCCTCAGGGAAGAAGATGAAGTTTGAGGGTGAACCCAAGAAGCCACCATC AAATGGATATCAGAAGTTCTCTCAGGAGATGCTGTCCAACGGAGAGCTGAATCACCTACCCATGAAAGAGCGGATGGCTGAGATCGGCAGCCGCTGGCAGAGATTACCTCTGAAGGACAAGGACCGTTACAAGAAAATAGCCGAGGAGAAGCAGAGGCAGTACAAAATAACACTGGAGCAGTGGCTAGCT AGCTTGTCCTCACAAGAGAGGAACACTTACAAAGAATATAATTCACAA AAAAGGAGAACTACGGCAAAACCAGGAGGCCCCAAAGCAAAGGCCAAGAAATCT GacaccgaggaggaggaggacgatgaggatgaagatgacgaCGATGACGAGCAGGAGAAGGCTTCCTCCGAGGCAGACTCATCCAGcgaagaggatgaagatgacgacgacgacgac GAGGGTGACGAAGAAGACGACGAAGACGATGACGAAGACGACGAGGACGACGAGGCGGAAGACAAGGAGAACAAGTCGGAGGACAGCAGCAGCGAGTCGCAGGGCTCGTCGGACTCAGATTCGGACTGA
- the atxn7l3a gene encoding ataxin-7-like protein 3: MKMEDMPLSGPDNTRLEAMVHDIYSELVEDACLGLCFEVHRAVKQGYFFLDETDQESMKEFEIVDQPGVDIFGQVYNQWKNKECECPNCKRLIAASRFAPHLEKCLGMGRNSSRIANRRLASNNNMSKSESDQEDNDDLNDNDWSYGAEKKSKKRKSDKNQNSPRRSKSLKHKNGELGSSVSSEPYKYNYNTGISYETLGPDEVRSLLTTQCGVISEHTKKMCTRSQRCPQHTDEQRRAVRVFLLGPSAPSLPDADAVVESDNFDIPDGQTLMSRLQWEDSPDISPTDSASSKASTNHSDSRKPKKKKRTSLGLSGAGGGGGGGGGVGGSGCLTGGGVGVGGSSSSSSQSNISLSTKKKRPKLSAPSISSIYDDLN; encoded by the exons atgaaaatggaGGATATGCCCCTGTCAGGCCCAGACAACACCAGGCTGGAG GCCATGGTCCATGACATCTACTCTGAACTGGTGGAAGATGCCTGTTTGGGCCTGTGTTTTGAGGTGCATCGTGCTGTGAAACAGGGCTATTTCTTCTTGGATGAAACAGACCAAGAGAGCATGAAGGAGTTTG AAATTGTGGACCAACCAGGAGTTGACATATTTGGTCAGGTGTACAATCAGTGGAAGAACAAAGAGTGCGAGTGCCCCAACTGCAAAAGACTGATAGCGGCTTCTCGCTTCGCACCGCACTTGGAGAAATGTCTCGGCATGGGACGCAACAGCAGTCGCATTGCCAACCGCAG GCTAGCCAGCAATAATAACATGAGCAAATCAGAGAGCGATCAGGAGGACAACGATGACCTCAACGATAACGACTGGTCGTATGGAGCAGAGAAAAAAT CCAAGAAGAGAAAGTCAGATAAG AATCAAAATTCACCAAGAAGATCCAAATCTCTTAAACATAAAAATG gtGAGCTGGGGAGCAGCGTCAGTTCGGAGCCTTATAAG tACAACTACAACACTGGCATCAGCTATGAAACATTAGGCCCTGATGAAGTCAGATCCCTTTTGACAACG CAATGTGGGGTGATCTCAGAGCACACCAAGAAGATGTGTACCAG GTCTCAGCGGTGTCCCCAGCACACGGACGAACAGAGGAGGGCCGTCAGGGTGTTCCTCCTGGGGCCGTCCGC GCCGTCACTGCCTGACGCAGACGCTGTGGTGGAGAGCGACAACTTTGACATTCCAGATGGGCAGACCCTGATGAGCCGCCTGCAGTGGGAAGACTCCCCAGATATTTCCCCCACTGACTCTGCCTCATCGAAAGCCA GCACCAACCACTCAGATTCTAGGAAGcccaagaaaaagaagaggaccTCTCTCGGTTTGAGCGgcgcaggaggaggaggaggaggaggtggtggtgtagGAGGAAGTGGATGTCTGACCGGAGGCGGTGTCGGCGtcggcggcagcagcagcagcagctctcagaGTAATATCAGCTTATCGACCAAAAAAAAGAGGCCCAAACTCTCAGCACCTTCTATTTCGAGTATCTACGACGATTTAAACTAG
- the tmub2 gene encoding transmembrane and ubiquitin-like domain-containing protein 2: MAVCALTMLDGMEEEVMAAGGVLLLVLALVLAWLSTHVADRGDHILGTILTVGAHASLIRLGDHDSYSGGSSSTDTPEQQTPPPSQEIKPDDGEPGTERGESEGTGEGAEGVRTDLLLDIRSKQPQAGRLHTSDEEDDEVDEEEEEDDDEELEEEDKKVIKHIPVLSSSISSTTTITSTTTSMSIRLKFLNDTEEVAVVKPQDTVAVLKSKYFSGREHQIKLIYQGQLLQDPKRTLLSLNITHNSVIHCHISQTLHEAAPEEGAQSGGGAAAGSGVSGGFRAAGVAISTSSLVVPVFVVILAVVWYFRINYRQFFTAPATISLVGVTVFFSFLIFGMHSR, encoded by the exons ATGGCAGTGTGTGCACTGACCATGTTGGacgggatggaggaggaggtaaTGGCAGCGGGTGGCGTGTTGCTCTTGGTCCTGGCCCTCGTCTTGGCTTGGCTCTCGACCCACGTGGCAGATCGAGGAGACCACATACTGGGCACCATCCTCACCGTGGGCGCTCACGCCTCTCTCATCAGACTTGGGGACCACGACAGTTACAGCGGAGGTTCTTCTAGCACCGATACGCCTGAACAACAGACTCCTCCGCCTTCGCAGGAGATCAAGCCGGACGACGGCGAGCCCGGGACTGAGAGAGGGGAAAGTGAGGGGACAGGGGAGGGAGCTGAGGGGGTTCGGACAGATCTGCTGCTGGACATACGGAGCAAACAACCACAAGCTGGAAGACTACACACTTCTGATGAGGAGGATGACGAGgttgatgaggaggaggaggaggatgacgaTGAGGAActggaggaggaagataaaAAGGTTATAAAGCATATCCCAGTGTTGTCCAGCAGCATCTCAagcaccaccaccatcaccagtACGACCACTTCCATGTCCATTCGACTTaagtttttaaatgacacagaGGAGGTAGCTGTTGTAAAGCCGCAGGATACTGTGGCAGTACTGAAGAG taaATACTTCTCAGGCCGGGAGCATCAAATAAAACTCATCTATCAAGGCCAGCTGCTGCAGGATCCGAAGAGAACTCTCTTATCCCTAAACATCACACACAACAGCGTGATCCACTGCCACATCTCCCAGACCCTGCACGAGGCCGCCCCAGAGGAAGGGGCTCAGTCTGGGGGAGGAGCAGCAGCCGGGTCTGGCGTCTCCGGAGGATTCAGGGCTGCAGGTGTGGCCATTAGCACCAGCAGCCTGGTGGTGCCCGTATTTGTGGTGATACTGGCTGTGGTTTGGTATTTCCGCATCAACTACAGGCAGTTCTTCACCGCCCCTGCGACCATCTCCCTCGTGGGAGTCACTGTGTTCTTCAGCTTTCTGATATTCGGGATGCACAGccgctga